One Chryseobacterium indoltheticum DNA segment encodes these proteins:
- a CDS encoding SDR family NAD(P)-dependent oxidoreductase, with product MQTVLITGANRSIGLETSKQLSQKGLFVYLGSRSLAKGEEVVKELAEKGFQNIKAIEIDVTNPDSISKAKNIIENEQGKLDILINNAGILGVNPQTAVETSVKDIQEVFDTNFFGVISVTQAFLDLLKKSDSPRISNITSGLGSLTLHSDPNWKYYHVKAAAYGSSKSALNAYTIVLAYELRELPFKVNVIDPGYTATDFNHHSGPGSVESAASFIIKHTVTDENAPTGQFYSNDIEDETGISPW from the coding sequence ATGCAAACAGTATTAATTACAGGAGCCAACAGAAGTATCGGACTGGAAACTTCAAAACAGCTTTCACAAAAAGGATTATTTGTCTATCTCGGAAGCCGGAGTCTTGCAAAAGGTGAAGAAGTGGTAAAAGAATTGGCTGAAAAAGGATTTCAAAACATCAAAGCCATCGAAATAGATGTTACCAATCCCGATTCTATTTCAAAAGCTAAAAATATCATTGAAAACGAACAGGGTAAATTGGATATTTTAATAAATAATGCCGGAATTTTAGGCGTTAATCCTCAGACTGCAGTCGAAACTTCCGTAAAAGATATTCAGGAGGTTTTTGACACCAATTTCTTTGGCGTAATCAGTGTGACCCAAGCTTTTTTAGATTTACTAAAAAAATCAGACAGCCCAAGAATCAGCAATATCACTTCAGGATTAGGCTCATTGACCTTACACAGTGATCCAAACTGGAAATATTATCACGTAAAAGCCGCTGCTTACGGATCATCAAAATCTGCTTTGAACGCCTACACAATTGTTTTAGCTTATGAGTTGAGAGAATTACCATTCAAAGTAAATGTGATTGATCCCGGTTATACGGCGACCGATTTTAATCATCACAGCGGGCCGGGTTCCGTAGAAAGTGCCGCATCTTTCATTATTAAACATACAGTGACTGATGAAAATGCGCCAACCGGACAATTTTACAGCAATGATATTGAAGATGAAACAGGAATTAGCCCTTGGTAA
- a CDS encoding sulfate adenylyltransferase subunit 1, whose protein sequence is MDILRFITAGSVDDGKSTLIGRLLYDSKNILIDQLEALEKQSKNKNENGVDLAILTDGLRAEREQGITIDVAYRYFSTPKRKFIIADAPGHIQYTRNMITGASNSQLIIILIDARQGVIEQTRRHSIIAALLKMKNVVVAINKMDLVDYSEEVFNNIKAQYELVAKKLKLENVSYFPISAFNGDNIVSKSEKTDWYQGSTLLDFLENVEINEDQEKENPRFQVQYVIRPQTDELHDYRGYAGEVISGIYRKGDEITVLPQNIQTKISKIETGGHEVDFVFTNQPAVIHVEDDIDISRGDFLVKTNQQPKVENEFEAVVCWLDKKELNEGNKYFIQHKSKTLKAIIKEIEYKIDVNTLEQTPITESIKLNEVVKVRLKTASPLVFDSFEDSKSTGNAILIDETSNSTVGAVMIL, encoded by the coding sequence ATGGACATACTAAGATTTATAACTGCAGGAAGTGTAGACGACGGCAAAAGTACGTTGATCGGAAGACTTCTCTACGACAGCAAAAATATATTGATCGACCAGCTTGAAGCGCTCGAGAAACAATCAAAAAATAAAAACGAAAATGGAGTAGACCTTGCGATTCTTACTGACGGATTAAGAGCCGAAAGAGAGCAGGGAATTACTATTGATGTTGCTTATCGATATTTTTCGACTCCAAAAAGAAAATTCATTATTGCCGATGCGCCGGGACATATTCAGTACACTCGAAATATGATTACAGGAGCATCTAATTCGCAATTGATTATAATTTTGATTGATGCAAGACAAGGCGTTATTGAACAAACCAGAAGGCATTCTATCATCGCTGCATTATTAAAGATGAAAAATGTGGTAGTTGCGATTAATAAAATGGATCTGGTAGACTATTCTGAGGAAGTTTTCAATAATATTAAAGCTCAATATGAATTGGTTGCCAAAAAACTGAAGCTGGAAAACGTCAGTTATTTTCCGATTTCGGCTTTTAATGGGGATAATATTGTTTCAAAATCTGAGAAAACGGACTGGTATCAAGGTTCAACACTTCTAGATTTCTTAGAAAATGTGGAAATCAATGAAGATCAGGAAAAAGAAAATCCAAGATTTCAGGTGCAGTATGTCATTCGTCCGCAAACTGATGAATTGCATGATTACAGAGGATATGCAGGAGAAGTAATTTCAGGAATTTATAGAAAAGGAGATGAAATTACGGTGCTTCCACAAAATATTCAGACTAAAATTTCCAAAATTGAAACAGGAGGTCATGAAGTAGATTTTGTATTTACCAATCAGCCTGCCGTGATTCATGTGGAAGATGACATCGACATCAGCCGTGGAGATTTTTTAGTAAAAACCAATCAGCAGCCGAAAGTTGAAAATGAGTTTGAAGCTGTAGTTTGCTGGCTCGATAAAAAAGAACTCAACGAAGGAAACAAATATTTTATCCAGCATAAAAGCAAGACTCTGAAAGCTATCATCAAAGAAATTGAATATAAAATTGATGTTAATACTTTAGAACAAACTCCAATTACCGAAAGCATTAAACTTAATGAAGTAGTAAAAGTAAGATTGAAAACAGCTTCGCCTTTGGTTTTTGACAGTTTTGAAGACAGTAAGTCCACCGGAAATGCCATTTTGATTGATGAAACCAGCAATTCTACGGTTGGAGCGGTGATGATTTTATAA
- a CDS encoding RrF2 family transcriptional regulator, whose protein sequence is MLSKKSQYAFKALSYLVEKRNEGPILISEIAEHKKIPLKFLENILLELKKADILDSKKGKGGGYFFKENPQNVNLAKIIRLVNGPIAMLPCVSLNFYEKCADCNEDHCSLHDVLIEVRDASLKILEEKTLLDLID, encoded by the coding sequence ATGCTGTCAAAAAAATCTCAATATGCTTTTAAGGCACTTTCATATCTCGTAGAAAAGAGAAATGAAGGGCCTATCCTAATTTCAGAAATTGCAGAACACAAAAAAATTCCTTTGAAATTTCTTGAAAATATACTGCTCGAATTGAAAAAAGCAGATATCCTTGATAGTAAAAAGGGAAAAGGAGGAGGCTATTTTTTCAAAGAAAATCCTCAAAATGTAAATCTAGCGAAGATTATCCGTCTCGTAAATGGTCCCATTGCAATGCTTCCTTGTGTAAGTCTTAATTTTTATGAAAAATGTGCAGATTGCAACGAAGATCACTGCAGTTTACATGATGTTTTGATTGAGGTGAGAGATGCATCGCTTAAAATTTTAGAAGAAAAAACACTTTTAGACCTAATCGATTAA
- a CDS encoding putative quinol monooxygenase, protein MNLHIVALFKFKENNLMDAVELFQTLVRETRKEDGCLQYDLIEDKDNKGTFFLIELWESVEHHSQHNGTDHLMDFRKNASKILEETAQVYKGFKIY, encoded by the coding sequence ATGAATTTACATATCGTTGCCCTTTTCAAATTTAAAGAAAATAACTTAATGGATGCTGTAGAACTATTTCAGACTTTGGTAAGAGAAACCAGAAAAGAAGATGGATGTCTGCAATATGATTTAATTGAAGATAAAGATAATAAAGGAACTTTTTTCCTGATTGAATTATGGGAAAGTGTAGAGCATCACAGCCAACACAACGGAACGGATCATCTAATGGATTTCAGAAAAAATGCGTCTAAAATACTGGAAGAAACTGCACAGGTTTATAAGGGTTTTAAAATCTATTAA
- the cysD gene encoding sulfate adenylyltransferase subunit CysD: protein MSDYKLNYLEQLEAESIYIMREIAAQFEKPALLFSGGKDSITLVHLAKKAFAPMKIPFPFVHIDTGHNFPEALQFRDYFAESLGAKLIVRKVEDTIKAKKLTEPKGKFASRNWLQTHTLLDTIEEFQFDACIGGARRDEEKARAKERFFSVRDEFGQWDPKLQRPELWNIYNGRINKGENVRVFPISNWTELDVWNYIKKENIQLPSIYFAHDRDVIEYDGQLIAVSDFIQIDENDQIQNKKVRYRTVGDMTCTAAVESAAETLDQVVNEITASRISERGETRIDDKVTEAAMEDRKKGGYF, encoded by the coding sequence ATGAGTGACTATAAACTAAATTATCTGGAACAACTGGAAGCCGAAAGCATTTACATCATGCGTGAAATTGCAGCTCAGTTTGAGAAGCCAGCTTTGCTTTTCAGCGGTGGAAAAGATTCTATTACATTAGTTCATCTGGCGAAAAAGGCTTTTGCTCCGATGAAAATTCCTTTTCCTTTTGTACATATTGATACGGGACACAATTTTCCTGAAGCATTGCAGTTTAGAGATTATTTTGCTGAAAGTCTTGGTGCGAAACTGATCGTCAGAAAAGTGGAAGACACCATTAAAGCAAAAAAATTAACCGAGCCAAAAGGAAAATTTGCTTCAAGAAACTGGTTGCAAACGCATACTTTATTAGATACCATTGAAGAATTTCAGTTTGATGCCTGTATTGGAGGAGCAAGAAGAGATGAAGAAAAAGCCAGAGCAAAAGAACGATTTTTTTCTGTTCGTGACGAATTCGGACAATGGGATCCGAAACTTCAACGTCCGGAATTGTGGAATATCTACAACGGAAGAATTAACAAAGGCGAAAATGTAAGAGTTTTCCCGATTTCAAACTGGACGGAACTCGATGTTTGGAATTATATTAAAAAAGAAAATATTCAGCTGCCTTCAATTTATTTTGCGCATGATCGTGATGTGATTGAGTATGACGGACAATTAATTGCAGTTTCAGATTTCATTCAGATTGATGAGAATGATCAGATTCAAAATAAAAAAGTGCGATACAGAACGGTTGGTGATATGACTTGTACTGCTGCAGTTGAAAGCGCTGCGGAAACTTTAGATCAGGTTGTCAATGAAATTACTGCTTCCCGAATTTCAGAACGAGGCGAAACCAGAATTGACGACAAAGTAACGGAAGCCGCAATGGAAGACAGAAAGAAGGGAGGTTACTTTTAA
- a CDS encoding phosphoadenylyl-sulfate reductase, with product MFSKEDIDTLQQLTLEDGLQFVSSKFSEGIVFSTSLGQEDQVITDAIFKNNLPIKVFTLDTGRLFYEHYDLLSKNNSRYQKKTEVYFPESSDVEKYLIEKGVNGFYHSVENRKECCFIRKVKPLNRALENAKVWITGLRSEQSENRENMPILEWDEDRKLYKYNPLINWTYQDVLHYLEQHKVQELSLHKKGFISVGCQPCTRAIEEGENPRAGRWWWETSQKECGLHSH from the coding sequence ATGTTTTCAAAAGAGGATATAGATACTTTACAGCAGCTTACCTTGGAGGACGGATTACAATTTGTTTCTTCTAAATTCTCAGAAGGGATTGTTTTCTCAACCTCGCTTGGTCAGGAAGACCAGGTAATTACAGATGCTATTTTCAAAAATAATTTACCGATAAAAGTTTTCACCTTAGATACAGGACGTCTTTTTTATGAGCATTACGATTTGCTTTCAAAAAATAATTCGCGTTATCAAAAGAAAACTGAAGTTTACTTTCCCGAATCTTCCGATGTTGAAAAATATTTGATAGAAAAAGGTGTTAATGGCTTTTATCATTCCGTTGAGAACAGGAAAGAATGTTGTTTCATACGAAAAGTAAAGCCGCTGAACCGCGCTTTGGAAAATGCGAAAGTATGGATTACAGGTTTGCGTTCTGAACAATCTGAAAACCGGGAAAATATGCCCATACTTGAATGGGATGAAGACCGGAAATTATACAAATACAACCCGTTAATTAACTGGACTTATCAAGATGTTCTACATTATTTAGAACAACATAAAGTTCAGGAATTGTCTTTACACAAAAAAGGTTTCATCAGTGTGGGTTGCCAACCTTGCACAAGAGCCATCGAAGAAGGCGAAAACCCACGGGCCGGAAGATGGTGGTGGGAAACTTCACAAAAAGAATGCGGTCTGCATTCACATTAA
- a CDS encoding YceI family protein, with translation MKKIGVIALASLGLLLASCGDKKEAATAGQEQSVAEKKGEVLTVDTVASKVNWKAFHKGGFAPRWGTLSVSTGELSVADNQLTSGEFLIDMKSIKVDPASVTEKDKKYTDLEGHLKSADFFNVEKFPTADFKITKVEDLAAGAQNAVEGANKTVSGNLTLLGKTMNVTFPAKVDIVEKSATLKAQFTVNRADWGIKFGTDETDPAEWMISKDIEIGIDVKADQK, from the coding sequence ATGAAGAAAATTGGCGTAATCGCTTTGGCAAGTTTAGGGTTACTTCTTGCATCATGTGGCGATAAAAAAGAAGCTGCAACTGCAGGTCAGGAACAATCAGTAGCTGAAAAGAAAGGAGAAGTTCTTACTGTTGATACAGTAGCTTCTAAAGTAAATTGGAAAGCTTTCCATAAAGGAGGTTTTGCACCTCGTTGGGGAACTCTTTCTGTAAGCACGGGAGAATTATCTGTTGCTGATAACCAATTGACATCTGGTGAGTTTTTAATCGATATGAAGTCGATCAAAGTAGATCCTGCTTCTGTAACTGAAAAAGACAAAAAATATACAGATCTTGAAGGTCACCTTAAAAGTGCTGACTTTTTTAACGTAGAAAAGTTCCCAACTGCTGATTTCAAAATCACTAAAGTTGAAGATCTTGCTGCAGGTGCTCAAAACGCTGTGGAAGGTGCAAACAAAACTGTAAGCGGAAACCTTACTTTATTAGGAAAAACAATGAACGTAACTTTCCCTGCAAAAGTAGATATCGTAGAAAAATCTGCTACTTTGAAAGCTCAGTTTACAGTAAACCGTGCTGATTGGGGAATTAAATTCGGAACTGACGAAACTGATCCAGCAGAATGGATGATCAGCAAAGATATCGAGATCGGTATCGACGTAAAAGCAGACCAAAAATAA
- a CDS encoding sulfite exporter TauE/SafE family protein — MIISQKIQFRLNLLLITIAVLAITFLSMYSLGYLDELEIILAKDNYIFYWMLLVGVFAEVVAGSMGMGYGVICTTTLLFLGIPPHAVSASIHSAESFTTAAGSISHIKLKNVSKSLVKKLAIPAIIGAIIGAVSLTYLGEYYSKITKTVISFYTLYLGIQILSNAFKPKQNKALKKKTNLTRLGVIGGFIDSFAGGGWGPLVTGTLIKNSFTPRFAVGSSTVAKFILTVTAAVTFFLTLGIQHWNIILGLLIGGIITAPFSAMLTAKLPVKNMFIIIGTLVIVMSSITIYKSVF; from the coding sequence ATGATAATTTCGCAAAAAATTCAGTTCAGGCTCAATCTGCTATTGATTACAATTGCAGTTTTGGCAATCACATTTCTGTCGATGTACAGCTTAGGATATTTGGATGAACTTGAAATTATTCTTGCCAAAGACAATTACATTTTTTACTGGATGCTTTTGGTAGGGGTTTTTGCTGAAGTTGTCGCCGGATCTATGGGAATGGGATATGGAGTGATTTGCACCACAACACTTTTATTTCTGGGAATTCCTCCGCATGCGGTAAGTGCAAGTATTCATTCTGCCGAAAGTTTTACAACAGCAGCCGGAAGTATCAGCCACATTAAACTTAAAAATGTAAGCAAAAGTCTGGTGAAAAAGCTTGCAATTCCTGCGATTATCGGAGCAATTATCGGAGCAGTTTCACTGACTTATCTTGGTGAATATTATTCGAAAATTACGAAAACAGTGATTTCTTTTTACACTTTGTATCTTGGAATTCAGATTTTATCGAATGCTTTTAAACCTAAACAGAATAAAGCTTTAAAGAAAAAAACAAATCTTACAAGATTGGGAGTGATCGGTGGTTTCATCGACTCTTTTGCTGGTGGAGGATGGGGACCTTTGGTGACGGGAACTTTAATTAAAAACAGTTTTACGCCCAGATTTGCAGTAGGAAGTTCTACGGTTGCAAAATTTATTTTGACTGTTACCGCAGCAGTGACATTCTTTTTAACCTTAGGAATTCAACACTGGAATATTATTCTAGGACTCCTGATCGGTGGAATTATTACCGCACCTTTTTCTGCAATGCTTACTGCGAAACTTCCTGTAAAAAATATGTTTATTATCATCGGAACTTTAGTGATTGTGATGAGCTCGATTACAATTTATAAATCGGTTTTTTAG
- a CDS encoding DUF2314 domain-containing protein produces the protein MENNSFIFTDGKDPKMIEAYKKAQETFKYFWRELSWEYRRIIPGLNIACVKASFSEIDPDGDKIVEHMWMNDISFDGDTVSGYLINEPNDLTTIQPGDYFEIPLNEISDWLFAITPMQKKAKGFSKLFSSSAEPIPKAYGGFTIQKMRADMSESERRDHDEAWQLDFGDYNEIEVVNEQSEKPENLIEHPMSRNMKEDFVKFLEEYPNELTNIDEEGFTLLHRETIAGNLSSVEVLLEAGADKHLKTNKGKSAFDYAKQLNWEHLIPAFEKN, from the coding sequence ATGGAAAACAACTCGTTTATTTTTACAGACGGAAAAGACCCAAAAATGATTGAAGCGTACAAGAAAGCGCAGGAAACTTTTAAATATTTCTGGAGAGAACTGTCTTGGGAATACCGAAGAATCATCCCGGGACTAAACATTGCCTGTGTAAAAGCCTCTTTTTCAGAAATTGATCCCGATGGAGATAAAATCGTAGAACATATGTGGATGAATGACATCAGTTTTGATGGCGATACAGTGAGTGGATATCTCATCAACGAACCCAATGATTTGACAACAATACAGCCCGGCGATTACTTTGAAATTCCTTTAAATGAAATCAGCGACTGGCTTTTTGCAATAACTCCGATGCAGAAAAAAGCAAAAGGTTTTTCAAAATTATTTTCTTCATCCGCAGAGCCTATTCCAAAAGCTTATGGTGGATTTACTATTCAAAAAATGCGCGCTGATATGTCGGAATCAGAAAGAAGAGATCATGATGAAGCATGGCAACTCGATTTTGGAGACTATAATGAGATTGAAGTGGTGAACGAACAAAGTGAAAAGCCTGAAAACCTCATCGAACATCCGATGAGCAGAAATATGAAAGAAGATTTTGTAAAATTTCTTGAGGAGTATCCTAACGAATTAACAAATATTGATGAAGAAGGATTTACACTTCTTCACCGTGAAACGATTGCAGGCAATCTAAGCTCTGTAGAAGTACTGCTTGAAGCCGGAGCCGATAAACATTTAAAAACAAACAAAGGGAAATCTGCTTTTGATTATGCTAAACAGCTTAATTGGGAACATTTAATTCCTGCATTTGAAAAGAACTAA
- a CDS encoding DUF4268 domain-containing protein, producing MFSKEEAQQLKKEFWTAFGKSFPRKWLLYNTKIKDFSFKFYADKKKAEVSLDIEMKDEVFRDAYYNKIWSLENILKDFIGDFHKEEFYTLENGKVISRIWVEKEGISVFNKNTWREAFEFFVEKMDGFERFYYEYEDFIKDV from the coding sequence ATGTTCAGTAAAGAAGAAGCGCAGCAATTAAAAAAAGAGTTTTGGACGGCTTTCGGAAAATCGTTTCCGAGAAAATGGCTTTTGTATAATACCAAGATCAAGGATTTTTCATTTAAATTTTATGCCGACAAGAAAAAAGCAGAAGTTTCTTTGGATATCGAAATGAAAGATGAAGTTTTCAGAGATGCTTATTACAATAAAATATGGTCGCTTGAAAATATCCTAAAAGATTTTATTGGTGATTTTCATAAAGAAGAATTTTATACATTAGAAAATGGAAAAGTCATCAGCAGAATCTGGGTTGAAAAAGAAGGAATTTCTGTGTTCAATAAAAATACATGGCGGGAAGCTTTCGAGTTTTTTGTCGAAAAAATGGATGGCTTTGAGAGGTTCTATTATGAATATGAGGATTTTATAAAAGATGTTTAA
- a CDS encoding tetratricopeptide repeat protein, protein MKKFFLLLILLAFTFTSAQNVFKSQKQIYLAEYYAHQKEDQKALNHYLEAIKLNPKNPNSDVYLEAAAIAFKLKKSKTAKELLIQSITKQLAPLDFLRNFKNLQPYKESKEMKEVLAQYDDLENQYYRELKNPAAYMKIQSLIATDQLIRKEDNVFGKLATKIDSTNITNLIELTKKYGWESRAWVLLWHHRGSYKENDFVWNFFTPYLRKEIEKDNVNKDFFVDFYEYENSTKDSINKTGEGSLYTLQTLGNLNFNKTAYFDIENLDKRRKSVGLPPLYFEHFLYGAELPEKYNYNPDNLLNDLENL, encoded by the coding sequence ATGAAAAAGTTTTTCCTGCTACTTATTCTATTAGCATTTACTTTCACTTCTGCGCAAAATGTTTTTAAATCACAGAAACAAATTTATTTGGCAGAATATTATGCTCATCAGAAAGAAGATCAAAAAGCTTTAAATCATTATTTGGAGGCCATTAAGCTTAACCCAAAAAATCCAAATAGCGATGTCTATTTAGAAGCTGCAGCAATTGCTTTTAAACTTAAAAAAAGTAAAACCGCCAAAGAATTACTTATCCAAAGTATTACCAAACAATTAGCTCCATTAGATTTTTTAAGGAATTTTAAAAACCTTCAACCCTACAAAGAGTCTAAAGAAATGAAGGAAGTTTTAGCTCAATATGATGATTTGGAAAACCAGTATTATCGTGAGCTCAAGAATCCCGCAGCATATATGAAAATTCAAAGCTTAATTGCCACAGATCAGCTTATAAGGAAAGAGGATAATGTTTTTGGTAAGTTAGCTACAAAAATAGATTCAACGAACATTACCAATCTCATCGAGCTTACTAAAAAATATGGCTGGGAATCTCGTGCATGGGTTTTATTGTGGCACCACCGAGGTTCTTATAAAGAGAATGATTTTGTATGGAACTTTTTCACACCCTATCTCCGGAAAGAAATTGAAAAAGATAATGTCAATAAAGATTTTTTTGTTGACTTTTATGAATATGAAAACTCTACAAAGGATTCTATTAACAAAACAGGTGAAGGATCTCTTTATACATTACAAACTTTAGGAAATCTAAACTTTAACAAAACAGCCTATTTTGATATAGAAAATCTTGATAAAAGAAGAAAATCCGTAGGCTTACCACCTTTATATTTTGAGCATTTTCTTTATGGAGCTGAACTTCCCGAAAAATACAACTATAATCCCGACAATCTTCTCAACGATCTGGAAAATTTATAG
- a CDS encoding ABC transporter ATP-binding protein: MLEIKNLSVSFKDKDVLQSLNLEIEEGIIVGILGKNGAGKTTLFESLYQSQKYSGEILWKKQKLLRENISYLETENYFYPYITGREYLSYFAKDKLLKTIELAEKFQLPLEKYVQYYSSGMKKKLALIGMLMLDKPINILDEPFNGVDFEGVHLLYDIIRELKQSNKIVMISSHIIETLFHTCDRIVILENGLISNIFEKSDFEKLNHFKFS; encoded by the coding sequence ATGTTGGAAATTAAAAATTTATCGGTCAGTTTTAAAGATAAAGATGTACTTCAGAGTCTGAATTTAGAAATTGAAGAAGGTATTATTGTAGGCATTCTCGGGAAAAACGGAGCAGGCAAAACGACACTGTTTGAATCTTTATATCAAAGTCAGAAATACAGCGGTGAAATTTTGTGGAAAAAGCAAAAACTTCTCCGTGAAAACATTTCTTATCTTGAAACCGAAAATTATTTTTACCCTTACATTACGGGAAGAGAATATCTTTCTTATTTCGCAAAAGACAAACTTCTGAAAACGATAGAACTGGCTGAAAAATTTCAGCTTCCGTTAGAAAAATATGTACAATATTACTCAAGTGGAATGAAAAAGAAGCTAGCCTTAATCGGAATGTTGATGCTCGACAAACCCATCAATATTTTAGATGAACCATTTAATGGCGTCGATTTCGAAGGCGTTCATTTATTGTATGACATCATCCGTGAATTGAAGCAAAGCAATAAAATAGTGATGATCAGTTCACATATTATCGAAACACTTTTTCATACTTGCGACCGAATCGTTATTTTAGAAAACGGACTCATCAGTAATATTTTTGAAAAATCTGATTTTGAAAAACTGAATCATTTTAAGTTTTCTTAA
- a CDS encoding Crp/Fnr family transcriptional regulator, giving the protein MKELFDFILKFGNLNKQQVDFISNKAIEIHLSKEEYFSEAGKIAKQVGFVVDGILRVCYYNNKSEEITKYFIEENNLVVDLESFDNQMCSSSYVQAVTDCKMIIFQRKDWLELLQTIVGFDAIVHKIISRALIQKVERRSPLVSEDATTRYLKFLEIYPTAVNRIPLSYIASYLGVTQSSLSRIRKNIR; this is encoded by the coding sequence ATGAAAGAATTATTTGACTTTATCCTAAAATTTGGAAACCTTAATAAGCAGCAAGTCGATTTTATTTCTAATAAAGCCATTGAAATTCATCTTTCTAAGGAAGAATATTTTTCAGAAGCAGGAAAAATAGCCAAACAAGTTGGATTTGTCGTAGATGGAATCCTTCGGGTTTGCTATTATAACAATAAAAGTGAAGAGATTACAAAATATTTTATAGAAGAAAACAATTTGGTTGTAGATCTTGAAAGTTTTGATAATCAAATGTGCTCGAGTTCGTATGTTCAGGCGGTTACAGACTGTAAAATGATTATTTTTCAAAGAAAAGACTGGCTCGAACTTTTGCAGACCATTGTTGGATTTGACGCTATTGTTCATAAAATCATTTCTAGAGCTTTGATTCAGAAAGTTGAAAGGAGAAGCCCGCTTGTATCCGAAGATGCCACAACCCGTTATTTGAAATTTCTCGAAATTTACCCTACAGCCGTTAACAGAATTCCGCTTTCTTACATTGCTTCATATCTGGGAGTAACGCAATCTTCTCTAAGCAGAATCAGAAAAAACATTCGCTAA